Proteins encoded by one window of Vigna radiata var. radiata cultivar VC1973A chromosome 5, Vradiata_ver6, whole genome shotgun sequence:
- the LOC106761184 gene encoding probable E3 ubiquitin-protein ligase RHY1A isoform X2, with protein sequence MAGMLPGVECARRRRFHSCLDSNSTSLASHVSTRRSSFGLYASNLSLSTSQQRGLLYQTHPDEDMAGAAREARQRLDDKFRAQRMSDNKRQKSTTCVEGGRRGMTELQTEVYGSKKSGGRKFSWSRWSWKASEQEDCAVCLESFRVGETLIHLPCAHKFHDRCLKPWLENNSHCPCCRTTILSLSI encoded by the exons ATGGCTGGAATGCTTCCAGGAGTTGAATgtgcaagaagaagaagattccATAGTTGCTTGGATTCAAACTCAACTTCTTTAGCTTCACATGTATCCACAAGGCGctcttcttttggtttgtatGCAAGTAACCTTTCCTTGTCTACTTCACAG CAAAGAGGCTTGTTATACCAGACACACCCAGATGAGGATATGGCAGGAGCGGCCAGAGAAGCCAGACAGAGATTGGATGACAAGTTTAGAGCACAAAGGATGTCAGATAACAAAAG GCAAAAGAGTACAACATGTGTGGAGGGTGGAAGAAGAGGCATGACAGAGTTGCAGACAGAGGTATATGGGTCAAAGAAAAGTGGTGGAAGGAAATTCAGTTGGAGTAGATGGAGCTGGAAGGCCTCTGAACAAGAGGACTGTGCAGTGTGCTTGGAATCATTCAGGGTTGGAGAGACACTGATCCATCTTCCTTGTGCACATAAGTTCCATGACAGATGCTTGAAACCATGGTTGGAAAACAATTCTCATTGTCCATGTTGCAGAACAACAATTCTTTCCCTCTCTATTTAA
- the LOC106761184 gene encoding probable E3 ubiquitin-protein ligase RHY1A isoform X1 — translation MAGMLPGVECARRRRFHSCLDSNSTSLASHVSTRRSSFGLYASNLSLSTSQVCQRGLLYQTHPDEDMAGAAREARQRLDDKFRAQRMSDNKRQKSTTCVEGGRRGMTELQTEVYGSKKSGGRKFSWSRWSWKASEQEDCAVCLESFRVGETLIHLPCAHKFHDRCLKPWLENNSHCPCCRTTILSLSI, via the exons ATGGCTGGAATGCTTCCAGGAGTTGAATgtgcaagaagaagaagattccATAGTTGCTTGGATTCAAACTCAACTTCTTTAGCTTCACATGTATCCACAAGGCGctcttcttttggtttgtatGCAAGTAACCTTTCCTTGTCTACTTCACAGGTGTGT CAAAGAGGCTTGTTATACCAGACACACCCAGATGAGGATATGGCAGGAGCGGCCAGAGAAGCCAGACAGAGATTGGATGACAAGTTTAGAGCACAAAGGATGTCAGATAACAAAAG GCAAAAGAGTACAACATGTGTGGAGGGTGGAAGAAGAGGCATGACAGAGTTGCAGACAGAGGTATATGGGTCAAAGAAAAGTGGTGGAAGGAAATTCAGTTGGAGTAGATGGAGCTGGAAGGCCTCTGAACAAGAGGACTGTGCAGTGTGCTTGGAATCATTCAGGGTTGGAGAGACACTGATCCATCTTCCTTGTGCACATAAGTTCCATGACAGATGCTTGAAACCATGGTTGGAAAACAATTCTCATTGTCCATGTTGCAGAACAACAATTCTTTCCCTCTCTATTTAA
- the LOC106761330 gene encoding uncharacterized protein LOC106761330, with amino-acid sequence MQNSCSLYEKMGYSNAPRAYYSTLHDSITSLCKTILPLGLKKRCLVSAEHRLWKLQSDNLKWQQDSLHQILNLLALHKDDILSEDEVSAFRAHLLDTLLASPPPEQDHASIIKDKLMFLQELLHAKCISEGEYQSSRRPLLVRLAVQGGEIEGREVINAGLADTKENPEEEWSDIDLKDDQCLMNKENSNSKKTSKQPRKQVMKGATSVLSFGSPFKPGKNSMEKSIFNSPTLHMHSAQSKVSSSSIFTQSELRHPKENKPFRDGSEKMKRKPFRALFHRDKNKKEGHGGGGDHHGLEAEKSAKKQWGFDGLRKGKKSDADDDTVPLSLNERSDSEAYLPSYQHFSRAHGEVSLMNKLQPDESPSVFSVDDKVSEEYVKKKLSRMPTEMRSTNTNLYFSPRCDRQSEEDRHNDAEVKHENSMGWTTFEDEENLHPNLFVNHG; translated from the exons ATGCAAAATTCTTGTTCTTTGTATGAAAAAATGGGGTACTCAAATGCACCCAGGGCGTACTACTCCACTCTGCACGATTCAATCACCTCTCTGTGCAAGACCATTCTTCCGTTAGGCCTCAAGAAAAGGTGTTTGGTTTCCGCAGAGCACAGACTGTGGAAACTTCAATCCGACAACCTCAAATGGCAGCAAGACTCTCTCCATCAGATTCTCAACTTGTTGGCTCTACACAAAGATGACATCCTCTCTGAAGATGAGGTTTCGGCTTTCAGGGCCCATTTGCTTGATACCCTTCTTGCTTCTCCCCCTCCAGAACAGGATCATGCCTCCATCATCAAAGACAAGCTTATGTTCTTACAG GAACTTCTTCATGCCAAATGCATTTCTGAAGGAGAGTATCAATCTTCAAGAAGGCCTTTGCTTGTGAGATTGGCAGTTCAAGGAGGTGAGATTGAAGGCAGGGAAGTGATCAATGCAGGGCTGGCAGACACCAAAGAAAATCCTGAGGAAGAATGGTCAGATATTGACTTGAAGGATGATCAGTGCTTGATGAACAAAGAGAATTCAAATTCCAAGAAGACATCAAAGCAGCCAAGGAAGCAGGTTATGAAAGGAGCAACTTCGGTTTTAAGCTTTGGATCTCCTTTCAAACCTGGGAAAAACTCAATGGAGAAGAGCATATTCAATTCACCTACTTTGCACATGCACTCAGCGCAATCAAAagtctcttcttcctctatctttacCCAAAGTGAATTGAGGCATCCTAAGGAAAACAAACCCTTCAGGGATGGATcagagaagatgaagaggaagcCATTTAGAGCTCTATTTCATAgggataaaaataagaaagaggGGCATGGTGGTGGTGGAGATCATCATGGTCTTGAGGCAGAGAAATCAGCAAAAAAACAATGGGGGTTTGATGGGTTGAGGAAAGGCAAGAAAAGTGACGCAGATGATGACACAGTTCCTTTGTCTCTAAATGAGAGGTCTGATAGTGAGGCCTACTTGCCTTCCTATCAGCATTTTTCAAGAGCACACGGTGAGGTGTCTCTGATGAACAAGTTGCAGCCTGATGAATCACCATCTGTTTTTTCCGTGGATGACAAG GTTTCGGAGGAGTATGTAAAGAAGAAGCTGTCAAGAATGCCTACAGAAATGAGGAGCACAAACACAAATCTATACTTCTC ACCAAGGTGTGATCGGCAGAGCGAAGAAGACAGGCACAATGATGCAGAAGTGAAACATGAAAACTCGATGGGGTGGACAACATTTGAAGACGAGGAAAATCTTCACCCTAACCTTTTTGTTAACCATGGTTAG